The stretch of DNA CGACGGGGGTCTCAGTCGTTCATGTTTTCGCGGACCGTCACGACCGGCGTCTCGGCCGTTCGAACCACCTTCTCCGCCGTGCTCCCGAGGAGCGCGCCCCACTTCCCCCGATACGCGCTCCCGAGGACGATAGCGTCCATTCCCTCGTCTTTGGCGTAGTCGACGATCTCCTCGCCCGGTGACCCGCTCCGGAGCACCGCCACGCACTCCAGCCCCTCCGCCGCCGCCATCTCGCAGACGTCGCCCGTGACTTCCTCGCCGTACTCGCGGTAGCGTTCGCGCATCTCGTCCTCGTCGTCCCTGAGATACACCGTCCGCGGTGCCCCCGGGAGGTCGACGACGTAGAGCGCGTGTACCGTCGCGCCACACGTCGCCGCGAGTCCGATGCCGTGTTTGGCCCCTTTCATCGCCTCGTCGCTGCCGTCGAACGGGATGAGAATCGTGTCGTACATGCCTTTATGTTCCTTACCAACAGTTCTCATGACTGGAGCAAATAACTTGGGGGCGGCTCCCCGATCACGGGGTCACTCGGCGTCGTTCCCGTCGGCGAGCACTTCCCCGAGCGCGTCCTCCTCCCCGAGGACCGACCGCCCGAGCAGCCGCCCGCCGATGACCGCCGGGCTGATGACCGCGTCGGCGCCCACGGCCTCCAGTTTGTCGACGTGTCGTTGGTCCGTCGCCGCGGCGACGATGCGCACGTCGGGGTCGGCCTGCCGGGCGGCGACGACGGCGAGGGCGTCCCGCGCGTCGTCAGCCGTCGCCACGACCACGCCGCGCGCGGCGTCGATCCGAGCGTCGAGCAGCGGCCCTTCGTCCGTCGGATCGGCGGTCAGGACGCTCACGTCGCGCTCACCGAGCGTCGACGCCGCGTCGGCGTCCGGCGTCACGACCACCACGTCCGTCGTCGCTTCGAGTTCGTCGAGGAGCGGTTCGGTCAGTTCGCCGTTGCCGAGGACCAGTACGTGATCCTCGAGCAGTGTGAGTTCGGAGGCTGTCATGGTTCCGAAGGCGCTGGAGATGCGGGATTCGAGGGCGGGCACGATCAACGACCCCGTGGCGACGGTGAACGCGCCGGTTCCGAGGACGATCACCGACAGCGTGAACAGTTTCGTCACCTGTGTCGTCGGCGTCGCGTCGCCGTAGCCGACCGTCGTCCCCGTCACGATGATGTAGTAGAACGCGTCGGTCACCGTGTCGACGCCGACGAAATGCTCGCGCATGGCGTAGGTGCCGACGGTGCCGTACATCTGTACGCCGACGAACGCGAGCAGCGCCGTCGTCTGGAACGCGGTCAACTCGACCCGGCGGTCGAAACTCGAGCGGTTCGCCACCGCGAGCGCCGCGCCCGCCGTACCGACCAGTGCGGGCACCGCGTCGCTCGCCGCTCCCGTCACCAACGGGACGCCGAATAGGGCCGCTACACAGCCCAACACGCCGTACCAGGCGAGTCGATATCGGCTCCGCAGGCCGGTCGCGACCCCCGCGAGCAGGAAGCCGACGACGATGCTCGCTAGCGGGACCACGTCCGTCGCACCGGGCGGGAGCGCCCCCGCGAACGGTCCGGTCGGCGTGACGCCACCCTGGCTCAGATGCGACAGCCCGGCGACGAAAGCGAAGACGGCCGTCGCTCCAGTCAGCAGGACGGCCGTCTTCGATCCGGAGAACGTCCGCCAGTAG from Haloplanus salinus encodes:
- a CDS encoding universal stress protein yields the protein MYDTILIPFDGSDEAMKGAKHGIGLAATCGATVHALYVVDLPGAPRTVYLRDDEDEMRERYREYGEEVTGDVCEMAAAEGLECVAVLRSGSPGEEIVDYAKDEGMDAIVLGSAYRGKWGALLGSTAEKVVRTAETPVVTVRENMND
- a CDS encoding NAD-binding protein; translation: MATDPPETPGDTALDELFTQPEQVPLVYWRTFSGSKTAVLLTGATAVFAFVAGLSHLSQGGVTPTGPFAGALPPGATDVVPLASIVVGFLLAGVATGLRSRYRLAWYGVLGCVAALFGVPLVTGAASDAVPALVGTAGAALAVANRSSFDRRVELTAFQTTALLAFVGVQMYGTVGTYAMREHFVGVDTVTDAFYYIIVTGTTVGYGDATPTTQVTKLFTLSVIVLGTGAFTVATGSLIVPALESRISSAFGTMTASELTLLEDHVLVLGNGELTEPLLDELEATTDVVVVTPDADAASTLGERDVSVLTADPTDEGPLLDARIDAARGVVVATADDARDALAVVAARQADPDVRIVAAATDQRHVDKLEAVGADAVISPAVIGGRLLGRSVLGEEDALGEVLADGNDAE